The proteins below are encoded in one region of Belonocnema kinseyi isolate 2016_QV_RU_SX_M_011 chromosome 3, B_treatae_v1, whole genome shotgun sequence:
- the LOC117170280 gene encoding uncharacterized protein LOC117170280 isoform X2 encodes MSIIIRTEIEGILGNGTACKKSFITKRFPCDPLLVASVRTAELFRNEVYVYRKFLPLLGPFGPELIYADHEKIIMEDLSLEKFSIHDRLSLLDLEHCTAVIETMASFHAKSLSIKLKDPAYFQRLIEPMIEVVYPSDEKPSIGRSIEHSLNSAIQSLEAIPTLTREIVEAIHFLKAHVNNAYNIMRDLINSSGKHHVLTHGDVWINNILFSRNNKNLRVKLVDFQGARHASLATDFHYFVYSSSRTSVIEENYDDLVKLYHSSFLRALQELNVPEKDYQCLNVEWFNKELRKYALFGLFSALSLVHVILTNSSLKINTSEDISAHRSNIPITAEKTKRIECIVSHYIRTYM; translated from the exons ATGTCGATAATCATTAGAACAGAGATTGAAGGAATTCTTGGAAATGGCACTG CGTGTAAGAAGTCTTTCATAACGAAGAGGTTTCCCTGCGACCCTCTGTTGGTAGCTTCCGTAAGAACGGCAGAGCTTTTCCGAAATGAAGTATATGTATATCGAAAGTTTTTGCCATTGCTGGGACCTTTTGGTCCAGAATTAATCTACGCAGATCATGAGAAAATAATTATGGAGGATTTGAGCCTAGAAAAGTTTTCTATTCATGATAGACTAAGTTTACTAGACCTTGAGCACTGCACTGCTGTAATAGAG ACTATGGCGTCGTTTCATGCAAAGTCATTGAGCATAAAGCTGAAGGACCCTGCTTACTTTCAAAGACTGATTGAACCAATGATAGAAGTTGTTTACCCGTCAGATGAAAAGCCATCTATTGGCCGGTCAATTGAGCATAGTTTGAACTCCGCTATTCAGAGTTTGGAGGCGATTCCCACTTTAACTAGAGAAATTGTGgaagcaatacattttttaaaggctCATGTGAATAATGCCTACAATATTATGAGAGATCTAATCAACTCCAGCGGAAAGCATCATGTTCTGACGCACGGAGATGTCTGGATCAATAACATTCTCTTTTCacgcaataataaaaatttgcgtGTGAAGTTGGTGGATTTTCAGGGAGCCAGACATGCATCGCTTGCGACGGactttcactattttgtttattCGAGTTCAAGGACGTCggtaattgaagaaaattatgatGATCTCGTAAAACTCTACCATAGTTCCTTTCTTCGCGCTCTTCAGGAATTGAATGTTCCGGAAAAGGATTACCAGTGTTTAAATGTTGAATGGTTTAATAAGGAGTTACGTAAATATGCACTTTTCGGACTTTTTTCCGCTCTTAGTTTAGTTCATGTAATTTTGACTAACAGCTCATTAAAAATTAACACATCGGAAGATATTTCAGCGCACAGATCAAATATTCCTATAACTGCTGAAAAAACGAAAAGAATAGAATGTATCGTTTCACATTATATACGTACCTATATGTAA
- the LOC117170280 gene encoding uncharacterized protein LOC117170280 isoform X1 — translation MDEEKILSQFEIEFLSLLREREKDQGLRIVKAKDKPGCKPGDNYMSIIIRTEIEGILGNGTACKKSFITKRFPCDPLLVASVRTAELFRNEVYVYRKFLPLLGPFGPELIYADHEKIIMEDLSLEKFSIHDRLSLLDLEHCTAVIETMASFHAKSLSIKLKDPAYFQRLIEPMIEVVYPSDEKPSIGRSIEHSLNSAIQSLEAIPTLTREIVEAIHFLKAHVNNAYNIMRDLINSSGKHHVLTHGDVWINNILFSRNNKNLRVKLVDFQGARHASLATDFHYFVYSSSRTSVIEENYDDLVKLYHSSFLRALQELNVPEKDYQCLNVEWFNKELRKYALFGLFSALSLVHVILTNSSLKINTSEDISAHRSNIPITAEKTKRIECIVSHYIRTYM, via the exons ATGGACGAGGAAAAAATTCTATCGC AGTTTGAAATAGAATTTCTGTCTCTATTGAGGGAGCGAGAAAAAGACCAGGGTCTTAGAATTGTAAAAGCTAAAGATAAGCCTGGCTGTAAACCCGGTGACAACTATATGTCGATAATCATTAGAACAGAGATTGAAGGAATTCTTGGAAATGGCACTG CGTGTAAGAAGTCTTTCATAACGAAGAGGTTTCCCTGCGACCCTCTGTTGGTAGCTTCCGTAAGAACGGCAGAGCTTTTCCGAAATGAAGTATATGTATATCGAAAGTTTTTGCCATTGCTGGGACCTTTTGGTCCAGAATTAATCTACGCAGATCATGAGAAAATAATTATGGAGGATTTGAGCCTAGAAAAGTTTTCTATTCATGATAGACTAAGTTTACTAGACCTTGAGCACTGCACTGCTGTAATAGAG ACTATGGCGTCGTTTCATGCAAAGTCATTGAGCATAAAGCTGAAGGACCCTGCTTACTTTCAAAGACTGATTGAACCAATGATAGAAGTTGTTTACCCGTCAGATGAAAAGCCATCTATTGGCCGGTCAATTGAGCATAGTTTGAACTCCGCTATTCAGAGTTTGGAGGCGATTCCCACTTTAACTAGAGAAATTGTGgaagcaatacattttttaaaggctCATGTGAATAATGCCTACAATATTATGAGAGATCTAATCAACTCCAGCGGAAAGCATCATGTTCTGACGCACGGAGATGTCTGGATCAATAACATTCTCTTTTCacgcaataataaaaatttgcgtGTGAAGTTGGTGGATTTTCAGGGAGCCAGACATGCATCGCTTGCGACGGactttcactattttgtttattCGAGTTCAAGGACGTCggtaattgaagaaaattatgatGATCTCGTAAAACTCTACCATAGTTCCTTTCTTCGCGCTCTTCAGGAATTGAATGTTCCGGAAAAGGATTACCAGTGTTTAAATGTTGAATGGTTTAATAAGGAGTTACGTAAATATGCACTTTTCGGACTTTTTTCCGCTCTTAGTTTAGTTCATGTAATTTTGACTAACAGCTCATTAAAAATTAACACATCGGAAGATATTTCAGCGCACAGATCAAATATTCCTATAACTGCTGAAAAAACGAAAAGAATAGAATGTATCGTTTCACATTATATACGTACCTATATGTAA